A DNA window from Patagioenas fasciata isolate bPatFas1 chromosome 1, bPatFas1.hap1, whole genome shotgun sequence contains the following coding sequences:
- the LOC136111550 gene encoding regucalcin-like: protein MSSSIKIESVVKEKNRMGECPVWEERENALVYVDINAQKVCRWSPLTNEVQSVSVDARVGSVALRQFGDYVIALGNRFAFLDWDTQKVTTIHELEQDKPNNRFNDGKVDPKGRFFAGTMAEETAPGVRARRQGALYTLFPDCSVIKQLDQVDISNGLDWSLDHRTFFHIDSLAYAVHAFSYDVHTGKIACPRLLYHLEKEEQMPDGMCIDVEGKLWVACIDGGRIIRIDPETGKRIQTVKLPTPRITSCCFGGKDYSEMYVTSAYDGLDEATLAKEPHAGEIFKITGLGVKGIPQNFFAA, encoded by the exons ATGTCCTCCTCCATCAAAATTGAATCCGTTGTGAAGGAGAAGAACAGGATGGGAGAATGCCCTGTGTGGGAAGAAAGGGAGAATGCACTTGTCTATGTGGACATTAACGCACAGAAAGTTTGCCGCTGGAGCCCACTCACCAATGAGGTGCAGAGTGTGTCTGTGG ATGCTCGTGTTGGTTCAGTGGCGTTGCGGCAGTTCGGGGACTACGTCATCGCCCTGGGGAACAGGTTTGCCTTTCTGGACTGGGACACTCAGAAGGTCACCACCATCCATGAGCTCGAGCAGGATAAACCCAACAACAGGTTCAATGATGGGAAAGTGGATCCAAAGGGGAGGTTTTTCGCTG GTACGATGGCTGAAGAGACAGCACCGGGGGTCCGAGCAAGGCGGCAGGGCGCTCTCTATACCCTTTTCCCCGACTGTTCGGTAATAAAACAGTTAGACCAGGTGGACATCTCCAATGGTCTGGATTGGTCCCTGGACCACAGGACCTTCTTTCACATCGACAGCCTGGCATATGCTGTGCATGCCTTCAGCTATGATGTGCACACAGGAAAGATCG CCTGTCCCAGACTTTTATACCATCTAGAAAAGGAGGAGCAAATGCCAGATGGGATGTGCATTGATGTGGAAGGAAAGCTCTGGGTGGCATGTATTGATGGCGGGAGAATCATTCGTATAGACCCAGAGACAG gaaaaagaaTCCAAACTGTGAAGCTGCCTACTCCAAGGATCACCTCTTGCTGCTTTGGTGGAAAAGACTACTCAGAAATGTATGTGACTTCTGCATACGATGGACTGGATGAGGCCACCTTAGCCAAGGAACCTCATGCGGGAGAGATTTTCAAG ataacAGGCCTGGGTGTGAAAGGGATCCCACAGAATTTCTTTGCTGCTTGA